The region NNNNNNNNNNNNNNNNNNNNNNNNNNNNNNNNNNNNNNNNNNNNNNNNNNNNNNNNNNNNNNNNNNNNNNNNNNNNNNNNNNNNNNNNNNNNNNNNNNNNNNNNTCCAGATGAAGTCCCCTCGCCCTGAAAATCACCGTGGTGAAGTCAAGCTGCTTTTCCCAGTCCTCGATTATGTCGTGTCCGAAAAAATCCCGTCCCCAGCTGTTCATCTGCCCGGCCACGCCTTCCGCGGTTTTCATGAACACTTCGTCCCTCGCGATTGCGAGCTTCAGATTGCGCTGATTGTCAAGAGACATCGTTGATATCTGCCCTAGAGCGTCCTCGCCGTCGAACATCCACCCGTCCGCGCCCGAGAGAAGGGCGTAGGCGACGTTTCTTATGCTTTTTTCAACCGGGGAGTTCGGTTTTGCCGCTGGGCCCGTTCCCTGTATCCACTGTGTTTTAAGGTCGTGGGGAATCTCCGGTCCTTCGAATTTTCCGTCCCTTGCGTCCTGGACCTTCATATTGGTGCGCGGGATAAGGGAATCTGGATCAAGAAAAGTTATTCTTTCCTTGGATTCGTAGCGCCTTTTTCTTCTCTGGGTCCTTTTTTCCATGAGGGCCTTCTGCTCGCCGTTGAAGCGGGCCATGAATTCAAGGGCCTCTAGCGCTTCCGGCGTGTACACGTCCCCGTAGGATTGCTCGATGTTGTCTCTTATGTGCAGTGTGGTGCCCATTGGTTCTTTGCTCCTCGGATGCCTGTTATGATTGAATAAAAACAGCCTAGTATAAACAAGTTCTCGATTAAATCAAATATCCCGGCCGGAACCCGTTGGGCGTCGGGGAAAGCGGCGGTTTTTTAGCTTTAAGCGGGATCACACGGGCGAGCGGAGAAGGGGCTTTTAAGCTGCTGGCATGCGAGGACTTCGTAGGGGAAAACAGGCGGGTGGGAGAACCGGTATTTCCCGTCTGACACAGCTAAAACCTTGGATGTCTTCTCCTTTTAGCACTCAATCGGATGAAGGAGCCGGTGCCTTCACGCGGATCTTGACGATGTCCGTGTCGTAATACTGTTGATGTTGTACCGACGAGGCGATATGTTGCAACAGTCGCAGAGACACATCTTGTTCCGTCGGGGCTTCCGTCGCTCGCTCGCCTAGCAGCGCGATCTGGTCTTCGAGATTCTCTTTAGTGGCTGATGCAACGAATTCAAGCACGGCCTCGTCGCCTTCCTTGTGCGCAATAATGTGCAGTCGCCGCAAGGGTTCTTCCTGATCTGATGTTGTTTTCTGCTCAAGCAGTGTGAGCAGGGTTTCTTCACTGGCGGCGTCAAGGCGGTCAGCCATTGCCTCCCCCCAACCGCTGTGGGAGGCAAACGATCGCAGAAACTCCCGGATTTTCGGCAATGTCGTAATCTGGAACGGAAGCTCTATGCGTCTGCGCCGAGGTTCAGTGACTTCGATAAAAAGCGTCAAGAACAGAGCGGTGAGACCACCTGCTGTCATGCCGTTCTGCAGTAAGCCACCGGCAAATTCCGCAAAATACTCAGGGAAGATCACGCCGTTCTGAAAGCCGACACCTACCCAGAATGAAACTCCCGCGATCATGCCTTTGCGGTAGTCAATTCCGTCCTGGACGACAACCTTCATTCCAACTACAAACAGCATGGCCACCAGGATGGCCAGATACCCGGCAGCCACCGGGCTCGGAATTGCAAGAATTGCGGCGAGCGCCTTGGGGAAGCACGCCAAGACGAGAAAGACGATGCCCGCAGCCGTCCCAACTGTCCGGGTTCCCACTCCGGTAAGTTCCGTTACCGATACGCTGGTCGAGTACGTCGTGTTTGGAATCGTGCCGGCGAGCCCGGACAGCAGGTTGCCCACCCCATCGGCAGCCACGGCTCCCTGAACGGAACGAAAGTCTACGGCCCGTGGCCGTCGCCACGAAATGCGCTGAATTGCTACGGAGTCGCCAACTGTTTCGATTGCGCCAATCAGGGTGACAAAGATGAACCCGGGCAGAAGCGTCCAGAATATGGGTCCAAAGCTCAGATCGAGGCCGGGCCAGCCTCCTTGCGGAAACCCGATCCAGGCGGCCTCGGAAATGCGTGTCGTGTCGTAAATTCCGAAAAATCCGCCAACAATGGATCCTAAAATGACGCCTGCTACGGGTGCCCAAAGTCGAAATACACCGGTGCCCTTGAGGGCGATGGCAATGATGACAAGTACGGTTGCAAGCGCACTGAGGGGGGCAGCTTGGGGATGTGCGGCGACCTGAACGTTGTCCAGGAGATCGAAAATTATTGGCATCACGGTGACGGAAATCAGCATGATTACCGTGCCTGCGACCGTGGGAGTGAGTATCCGGCGAAACAGAGAAAGACGTCTTGCCAGGGCAAATTGAAACAAAGACGAGATAATGACGAGCGTCGCCAACATGGCGGGTCCGCCTTCCGCGATCGCGGTAATGCAGATTGCGATGAATGCGCCGGAGGTGCCCATCAGGAGGACGTATCCTGCGCCGATTCGACCAACTCTGACGGCCTGCAGTACCGTGCTGATCCCGCTAATCACGACTGATGCGAATACCGCCCACATCATGTAAGCCTCAGATCCGCCGGCCGCCTTGATCACGATTAACGGCGTGAGGACGATCCCCGATATGGTGATAATGGCAAGTTGCAGGCCCAGCCCGGCTATCAGTAGCGTTGGCGGTTTGTCGTTAGGTTCGTAGCGGACGTCTGATCGCAAAGTGGAGGTATCGGTAGACATGCCGAGATACTATACTAAAATGATCAGATTTTGGAAATCATGTGTTTAAGTCGCGATCGGAAACGATTCCGCTGTCTGTCCGGCAGCGACGGCTTGCTGATCCGATCGAGGCCTGCCCCGTGGCGCCGAAAGCGGACGCAGGACTTCCTCCCGGCGATTTTGTCTGTTAACGAGCTTGCCGGTATATTAACAAATTCGGTTTTTATCTCGTAGACGATGAAAGTTTCAGCGGTGGGTGTAGCTCAGCCCGGTTAGAGCACTTGGTTGTGGCCCAAGAGGTCGCCGGTTCAAATCCGGTCATCCACCCCATTTTCCAGAAGGCGGCGCAACGTATGGGACTTCGATGCGGAATAGTAGGACTCCCGAATGTCGGGAAATCGACTCTTTTTAACGCTCTTACAAACGCCGGTGCGGCGGCCTCAAACTTTCCTTTCTGCACCATAGATCCAAATGTGGGAGTTGTCGGGGTTCCAGACCCGAGGCTTTATGCCCTCTCCGATATAGTGAAACCCCAGAAAACCACTCCCACCAGTCTGGAGATAGTAGACATTGCGGGCCTTGTGAAGGGGGCTTCTGAGGGAAAGGGAAAGGGAAACGCTTTTTTGTCACACATAAGGGAAGTTGACCTTATACTCCATGTCGTGAGGTGTTTTGAGGATGAAAACGTGATCCACGTTGAGGAGGGAATCGATGCCATCCGCGATATCCGTACTATCGAGGACGAGCTTATCCTCAAGGATCTCGAGACTGTGGAGAAGAGGGAGGAAAAACTCGCAAATCAGGCCAAAAGCAGGGATAAGGACGCAATAAGGGATCTTGAGACAGTGAGGTCGCTTCGGGAGTTTATAGAGACTGGGCGGCGCGCGAGGGATTTCCCGTGCCCGGAAGCAAGTACAGACACTTTACGGGAGCTTTTTCTTTTGAGCGAAAAGCCCGTTATCTAC is a window of Candidatus Dadabacteria bacterium DNA encoding:
- a CDS encoding malate synthase codes for the protein MGTTLHIRDNIEQSYGDVYTPEALEALEFMARFNGEQKALMEKRTQRRKRRYESKERITFLDPDSLIPRTNMKVQDARDGKFEGPEIPHDLKTQWIQGTGPAAKPNSPVEKSIRNVAYALLSGADGWMFDGEDALGQISTMSLDNQRNLKLAIARDEVFMKTAEGVAGQMNSWGRDFFGHDIIEDWEKQLDFTTVIFRARGLHL
- the ychF gene encoding redox-regulated ATPase YchF, with the protein product MGLRCGIVGLPNVGKSTLFNALTNAGAAASNFPFCTIDPNVGVVGVPDPRLYALSDIVKPQKTTPTSLEIVDIAGLVKGASEGKGKGNAFLSHIREVDLILHVVRCFEDENVIHVEEGIDAIRDIRTIEDELILKDLETVEKREEKLANQAKSRDKDAIRDLETVRSLREFIETGRRARDFPCPEASTDTLRELFLLSEKPVIYVCNVSEEEISEAGENAEVQKVRDHAERSGDDLIVISARIEAEIAELEGEEKTAFLEELGLCASGLDRLVNCA